A single genomic interval of Solimonas sp. K1W22B-7 harbors:
- a CDS encoding OmpA family protein — translation MNKTTRAALTLALVATALPALAADETRPYIFGGYQTVIADQADRASDSSNGYAFSAGKALSKYWGLEFGGFWNQFEAEDGGTNDFRELGGNLDAMFFYSRDRAFSPYVSLGVGAMKNKNKSAAGQPESTDPFGTLGVGFFKYFGDESRYGVRGDVRYRYVDTDIPGLDSSLVEPVVKVGLVAALGPKGSGVGAVSSPDADGDGVPDDADLCPNTPKGVKVDSKGCPVDSDGDGVPDAIDKCPGTPKGVKVDSTGCSKDGVGEGPNRRFEDVHFEFDKSDLTDYARAILDNASKAIGGLSQQYPSLKVDVSGHTDWVGTDAYNQALSERRANSVKQYLTRKGVDAKRVNTYAYGESKPVATNETDEGRAQNRRAEVRTRGE, via the coding sequence ATGAATAAGACAACCCGCGCAGCTCTGACACTGGCTCTGGTGGCGACCGCGCTGCCGGCGCTGGCGGCCGACGAGACGCGTCCCTACATTTTCGGCGGTTACCAGACCGTCATCGCCGATCAGGCCGATCGTGCTTCCGACAGCAGCAACGGCTATGCGTTCAGCGCCGGCAAGGCCCTGAGCAAGTACTGGGGCCTGGAGTTCGGCGGCTTCTGGAACCAGTTCGAGGCCGAAGACGGCGGCACCAACGACTTCCGCGAGCTGGGTGGCAACCTCGACGCGATGTTCTTCTACTCGCGTGACCGCGCCTTCTCGCCCTACGTCAGCCTCGGCGTCGGCGCGATGAAGAACAAGAACAAGTCCGCTGCCGGCCAGCCGGAGTCGACCGATCCCTTCGGCACCCTGGGCGTCGGCTTCTTCAAGTACTTTGGCGACGAAAGCCGCTACGGCGTGCGTGGCGATGTGCGCTACCGCTACGTCGACACCGACATCCCCGGCCTGGACAGCTCGCTGGTCGAGCCGGTCGTCAAGGTCGGTCTGGTCGCCGCGCTGGGCCCCAAGGGCTCGGGCGTGGGTGCGGTTTCCAGCCCGGATGCTGACGGCGACGGCGTTCCGGATGATGCGGACCTGTGCCCCAACACCCCGAAGGGCGTGAAGGTCGATTCCAAGGGCTGCCCGGTCGATTCCGATGGCGACGGCGTGCCTGACGCGATCGACAAGTGCCCCGGCACGCCGAAGGGCGTGAAGGTCGACTCCACCGGCTGCTCGAAGGATGGCGTGGGCGAAGGCCCGAACCGCCGCTTCGAGGACGTCCACTTCGAGTTCGACAAGTCCGACCTGACCGACTACGCCCGCGCCATCCTGGACAATGCGTCCAAGGCGATCGGCGGCCTGTCGCAGCAGTACCCGAGCCTGAAGGTCGACGTCTCCGGTCACACCGACTGGGTCGGCACCGACGCCTACAACCAGGCCCTGTCCGAGCGCCGCGCCAACTCGGTCAAGCAGTACCTGACCCGCAAGGGCGTCGATGCGAAGCGCGTCAACACCTACGCCTACGGCGAGTCCAAGCCGGTCGCGACCAACGAGACCGACGAGGGCCGCGCCCAGAACCGTCGTGCCGAGGTTCGCACCCGCGGCGAGTAA
- a CDS encoding branched-chain amino acid ABC transporter substrate-binding protein, translating to MKKLLPLAVLAAALAVSGCGKKEGATASGAAPKAADGALVVKVGHASPLTGPQAHLGKDNENGVRLAIDELNGKGFEIGGKKVHFELLSEDDQADPRVATTVAKKFVDDQVNVIIGHLNSGTTIPASRIYNDAGIVEVSPSATNPKYTQQGYAGAFRVMANDVQQGKVLGEFAVKDMGSKKIAIIDDRSAYGQGLADEFEKAVKAAGGNVVVREFTNDKASDFTAILTKIKGVGPDLLFYGGMDGQGAPMTRQMKTLGLTARFLGGDGVHTAEFLKLAGAAAEGATASLPGVPLEAMPKGPEFKQRFESKYGTIQLYAPYCYDAVMVIAEAMKRAGSVESAKFLPEMGKTLHDGVTARIAFDARGDLTGGAITVYRVEGGDWKMVKTIGSAPDAAAPAP from the coding sequence ATGAAGAAGCTGCTGCCCCTCGCCGTTCTCGCCGCCGCCCTGGCCGTCTCCGGCTGCGGCAAGAAGGAAGGCGCCACCGCCTCCGGCGCCGCGCCCAAGGCCGCCGACGGCGCCCTGGTGGTCAAGGTCGGCCATGCCTCGCCGCTGACCGGCCCGCAGGCCCACCTGGGCAAGGACAACGAGAACGGCGTGCGCCTGGCGATCGACGAGCTCAACGGCAAGGGCTTCGAGATCGGCGGTAAAAAGGTCCACTTCGAACTGCTGTCGGAAGACGACCAGGCCGACCCGCGCGTGGCCACCACCGTGGCCAAGAAGTTTGTCGACGACCAGGTCAACGTGATCATCGGCCACCTCAACTCCGGCACCACGATCCCGGCCTCGCGCATCTACAACGACGCCGGCATCGTCGAGGTCTCGCCCTCGGCCACCAATCCCAAGTACACCCAGCAGGGCTACGCCGGCGCCTTCCGCGTGATGGCCAACGACGTGCAGCAGGGCAAGGTGCTGGGCGAGTTCGCGGTGAAGGACATGGGGTCGAAGAAGATCGCCATCATCGACGACCGCTCGGCCTACGGCCAGGGCCTGGCCGACGAGTTCGAGAAGGCCGTGAAGGCCGCCGGCGGCAACGTGGTGGTGCGTGAGTTCACCAACGACAAGGCCTCCGACTTCACCGCCATCCTGACCAAGATCAAGGGCGTGGGTCCCGACCTGCTGTTCTACGGCGGCATGGACGGCCAGGGCGCACCGATGACGCGCCAGATGAAGACCCTGGGCCTGACCGCCAGATTCCTCGGCGGCGACGGCGTGCACACCGCCGAATTCCTGAAGCTGGCCGGCGCGGCCGCCGAGGGCGCCACCGCCTCCCTGCCCGGCGTGCCCCTGGAAGCCATGCCCAAGGGCCCGGAGTTCAAGCAGCGCTTCGAGTCGAAGTACGGCACGATCCAGCTCTACGCCCCCTACTGCTACGACGCCGTGATGGTGATCGCCGAGGCGATGAAGCGCGCCGGCTCGGTGGAGTCGGCCAAATTCCTGCCCGAGATGGGCAAGACCCTGCACGACGGCGTGACCGCCCGCATCGCCTTCGACGCCCGCGGCGACCTCACCGGCGGTGCCATCACGGTCTACCGCGTGGAAGGCGGTGACTGGAAGATGGTCAAGACCATCGGCAGCGCACCGGATGCGGCTGCTCCTGCTCCCTGA
- the nuoN gene encoding NADH-quinone oxidoreductase subunit NuoN — protein sequence MTALQLTALLPFFVISATIVVVMLAIAVRRHHRLTAALSVIGLNLTLLSLLPTWTAGAGAVNVTPLMVVDGMASFYMAMVLVATLGVMTLCHAYFEGYKRDREEIYLLILLGALGGMTLASANHAATLLIGLELLSLPMVAGVAYAVSDRRAVEGGAKYLVLSAGASATLLFGIALIYAATGALDLPSLAQVLVRADVGQPLVLAGAAMVLAGLSFKLSIVPFHQWTPDVYEAAPAPVTAYLATVVKAGVLAAALRLFHSGGGSASPLVVKALVILALASMIVGSLLALRQDNLKRLLAYSSIAHFGFLLIVLVAPGNRSLEAAGVYMATYLITSLGVFGVIALVSSPAGDRDRETLSEYRGMFWQRPYVVSIFTAMMLSLAGIPLTAGFIGKFAAIAVGVESQLWLMVSGIVLGSAIGIYYYLRVISALFEPMAGYERVSESMGWAQSAGGVMLLLAMLAMLAMGVYPEPLFLLARP from the coding sequence ATGACTGCCCTGCAACTGACCGCGCTGCTGCCGTTCTTCGTCATTTCCGCGACCATCGTCGTGGTGATGCTGGCGATCGCCGTGCGCCGCCACCACCGCCTCACCGCCGCGTTGTCGGTGATCGGCCTGAACCTGACCCTGCTGTCGCTGCTGCCGACCTGGACCGCCGGCGCCGGCGCGGTGAACGTCACGCCGCTGATGGTGGTGGACGGCATGGCCAGCTTCTACATGGCGATGGTGCTGGTGGCGACGCTGGGCGTGATGACGCTGTGCCACGCCTACTTCGAGGGCTACAAGCGCGACCGCGAGGAAATCTACCTGCTGATCCTGCTCGGCGCGCTGGGCGGCATGACGCTGGCCAGCGCCAACCATGCCGCGACCCTGCTGATCGGCCTGGAACTGCTGAGCCTGCCGATGGTGGCGGGCGTGGCCTACGCCGTCTCCGACCGCCGCGCGGTCGAGGGCGGCGCCAAGTACCTGGTGCTGTCGGCCGGCGCCTCGGCCACCCTGCTGTTCGGCATCGCCCTGATCTACGCCGCCACCGGCGCCCTGGACCTGCCTTCCCTGGCCCAGGTGCTGGTACGCGCCGACGTCGGCCAGCCGCTGGTGCTGGCGGGTGCGGCGATGGTGCTGGCCGGCCTGTCGTTCAAGCTGTCGATCGTGCCCTTCCACCAGTGGACGCCCGACGTCTACGAGGCGGCGCCGGCACCGGTGACCGCCTATCTCGCCACCGTGGTCAAGGCCGGCGTGCTGGCCGCGGCGCTGCGCCTGTTCCACTCCGGCGGCGGCTCCGCCTCGCCGCTGGTGGTCAAGGCGCTGGTGATCCTGGCCCTGGCCTCGATGATCGTCGGCAGCCTGCTGGCCCTGCGCCAGGACAACCTCAAGCGCCTGCTGGCCTACTCGTCGATCGCCCATTTCGGCTTCCTGCTGATCGTGCTGGTGGCGCCGGGCAACCGCTCGCTGGAAGCCGCCGGCGTCTACATGGCGACCTACCTGATCACCTCGCTGGGCGTGTTCGGCGTGATCGCGCTGGTGTCCAGCCCGGCCGGCGACCGCGACCGCGAGACGCTGTCCGAGTACCGCGGCATGTTCTGGCAGCGCCCCTACGTCGTGTCGATCTTCACCGCGATGATGCTGTCGCTGGCCGGCATCCCGCTGACCGCCGGCTTCATCGGCAAGTTCGCCGCGATCGCGGTGGGCGTCGAGTCGCAGCTGTGGCTGATGGTGAGCGGCATCGTGCTGGGCAGCGCCATCGGCATCTACTACTACCTGCGCGTCATCAGCGCGCTGTTCGAGCCGATGGCCGGCTATGAGCGCGTCAGCGAGTCGATGGGCTGGGCGCAGTCCGCCGGCGGTGTCATGCTGCTGCTGGCGATGCTGGCGATGCTGGCGATGGGCGTCTATCCCGAGCCGCTGTTCCTCCTTGCCCGCCCGTAA
- a CDS encoding ABC transporter ATP-binding protein — MTALLQVDQLSIAYGGIHAVKGISLHVDEGELVTLIGANGAGKTTTLNTLGGLLRPAAGRITYNGQDLARLPAHERVGQGLALVPEGRGIFSRLTVTENLQMGAFHRSDKPAIASDLERSFSLFPRLKERESQLAGTLSGGEQQMLAIGRALMSRPRLLLLDEPSMGLAPLMVEKIFSIIREINSQGVAILLIEQNARLALAAARRAYVLESGCITLAGPAAELAADERVRAAYLGH, encoded by the coding sequence ATGACGGCCCTGCTCCAGGTGGACCAGCTCAGCATCGCCTACGGCGGCATCCATGCCGTGAAGGGCATCAGCCTGCACGTCGACGAAGGCGAACTGGTGACGCTGATCGGCGCCAACGGCGCCGGCAAGACCACCACGCTCAACACCCTGGGCGGCCTGCTGCGGCCTGCCGCGGGACGCATTACCTACAACGGCCAGGACCTGGCGCGCCTGCCCGCGCACGAGCGCGTCGGCCAGGGCCTGGCCCTGGTACCCGAAGGCCGCGGCATCTTCTCGCGCCTGACGGTGACGGAGAACCTGCAGATGGGCGCCTTCCATCGCAGCGACAAGCCCGCCATCGCCAGCGATCTCGAGCGCAGCTTTTCACTGTTCCCGCGCCTGAAGGAGCGCGAAAGCCAGCTGGCCGGCACGCTGTCCGGCGGCGAGCAGCAGATGCTGGCGATCGGTCGCGCGCTGATGAGCCGCCCGCGCCTGCTGCTGCTGGACGAGCCCTCCATGGGCCTGGCACCGTTGATGGTGGAAAAGATCTTCAGCATCATCCGCGAGATCAACAGCCAGGGCGTGGCGATCCTGCTGATCGAGCAGAACGCGCGCCTGGCGCTGGCCGCCGCGCGCCGCGCCTACGTGCTGGAGTCCGGCTGCATCACCCTCGCGGGTCCCGCCGCCGAGCTGGCCGCGGACGAGCGCGTGCGCGCTGCGTATCTGGGACACTAA
- the nuoM gene encoding NADH-quinone oxidoreductase subunit M, whose amino-acid sequence MVLVWLILIPFIGGLLSWQSERWSLGIPRWIALLTMLLSLTISLWLWATGDYSVTGTGFQAAAGAAPQWSVEFRAAWIPSLGISVHLGLDGLSLLLVVLTNLLGLMAVICSWREIDKYVGFFHLNLLWNLGGVVGVFLALDMFLFFFFWEMMLVPMYFLIALWGHNIPGGKGRTYAAVKFFIFTQASGFLMLLSILGMVFLHHQATGVISFDYHDLLNTPMSKDMAWLLMLGFFIAFAVKTPIVPLHTWLPDAHSQAPTAGSVDLAGILLKTAAYGLLRFGIPYFPEASRDFAPIAMGLGAFGVIYGAVVAFSQTDIKRLIAYTSVSHMGFVIIGIYAGTEQALQGVVVQMIAHGLSAGALFILCGELYERLHTRDLRQMGGLWSRFPYLPPIMLFFSAASLGLPGLGNFVGEFLILLGTFPVAPLIAVVASSGLILAAVYSLIVVQKAFHGAPREEGKLEDLNSRELAMMLVLMLLLLGLGLYPQPVIDAAHAPIQAVHLIYSGTAASGATTP is encoded by the coding sequence ATGGTTCTGGTCTGGCTGATCCTGATCCCCTTCATCGGCGGCCTGCTGAGCTGGCAGTCCGAGCGCTGGTCGCTCGGCATCCCTCGCTGGATCGCCCTGCTGACGATGCTGCTGTCGCTGACGATCTCGCTGTGGCTGTGGGCCACCGGCGACTACTCCGTCACCGGCACCGGCTTCCAGGCCGCGGCCGGCGCGGCGCCGCAATGGTCCGTCGAATTCCGTGCCGCCTGGATCCCGAGCCTGGGCATCAGCGTGCACCTGGGCCTGGACGGCCTGTCGCTGCTGCTGGTGGTGCTGACCAACCTGCTCGGCCTGATGGCGGTGATCTGCTCCTGGCGTGAAATCGACAAATACGTCGGCTTCTTCCATCTCAACCTGCTGTGGAACCTCGGCGGTGTGGTCGGCGTGTTCCTCGCGCTGGACATGTTCCTGTTCTTCTTCTTCTGGGAAATGATGCTGGTGCCGATGTACTTCCTGATCGCGCTGTGGGGACACAACATCCCCGGCGGCAAGGGTCGGACCTACGCGGCGGTGAAGTTCTTCATCTTCACCCAGGCCTCGGGCTTCCTGATGCTGCTGTCGATCCTGGGGATGGTGTTCCTGCACCACCAGGCCACCGGCGTGATCAGCTTCGACTACCACGACCTGCTCAACACCCCGATGAGCAAGGACATGGCCTGGCTGCTGATGCTCGGCTTCTTCATCGCCTTCGCGGTGAAGACGCCGATCGTGCCGCTGCACACCTGGCTGCCCGACGCGCACTCGCAGGCCCCCACCGCCGGCTCGGTGGACCTGGCGGGCATCCTGCTGAAGACCGCGGCCTACGGCCTGCTGCGCTTCGGCATCCCCTACTTCCCCGAGGCCTCGCGCGACTTCGCGCCGATCGCCATGGGGCTGGGGGCCTTCGGTGTGATCTACGGCGCGGTGGTGGCGTTCTCGCAGACCGACATCAAGCGCCTGATCGCCTACACCAGCGTGTCGCACATGGGCTTCGTCATCATCGGCATCTATGCCGGCACCGAGCAGGCCCTGCAGGGCGTGGTGGTGCAGATGATCGCCCACGGCCTGTCGGCGGGCGCGCTGTTCATCCTCTGCGGCGAACTGTACGAGCGCCTGCATACCCGCGACCTGCGCCAGATGGGCGGCCTGTGGTCGCGCTTCCCCTACCTGCCGCCGATCATGCTGTTCTTCTCGGCCGCCTCGCTGGGCCTGCCGGGCCTGGGCAACTTCGTCGGCGAGTTCCTGATCCTGCTGGGGACCTTCCCGGTGGCGCCGCTGATCGCGGTGGTCGCCTCCTCCGGCCTGATCCTGGCCGCGGTCTACTCGCTGATCGTGGTGCAGAAGGCCTTCCACGGCGCGCCGCGCGAAGAGGGCAAGCTGGAAGACCTCAATTCGCGCGAACTGGCGATGATGCTGGTGCTGATGCTGCTGCTGCTGGGCCTGGGTCTCTACCCCCAGCCGGTGATCGACGCCGCCCACGCGCCCATCCAGGCGGTGCACCTCATCTACTCCGGCACCGCGGCCAGCGGAGCGACCACGCCATGA
- the hemH gene encoding ferrochelatase, with translation MSLPEHIHSSTPKRGVLLVNLGTPDAPTAPAIRRYLREFLSDRRVVEFSRLFWLPVLYGFILPFRPLKLVHAYQSIWTPQGSPLLAISRRQQAALQAALGPEVPVTLAMRYGQPAIADALNELGRQDVRRIVVLPLYPQYSATTTATVLDKLFALLRAWRWLPELRTINQYHDDAGYIDALADSVQAQWLELGRGEHLLMSFHSIPLAYFRAGDPYFCHCHKTARLLAERLGLSEGQWSVSFQSRLGRTPWLQPYTEPQIQKLAKGGLRKLDVICPGFSADCLETLEEIALRYGESFRKAGGEALRYIPALNDSPAHIAALKKLVERELAGWEYPAESVADLEARVARADRVGSQS, from the coding sequence ATGAGCCTGCCCGAACACATCCACAGCAGCACGCCGAAGCGTGGCGTGCTGCTGGTCAACCTCGGCACGCCCGACGCACCCACCGCACCGGCGATCCGCCGCTACCTGCGCGAGTTCCTCAGTGATCGCCGCGTGGTGGAGTTCAGCCGCCTGTTCTGGCTGCCGGTGCTGTACGGCTTCATCCTGCCATTCCGTCCGCTCAAGCTGGTGCACGCCTACCAGTCGATCTGGACACCGCAGGGCTCACCGCTGCTGGCGATCTCCAGGCGCCAGCAGGCCGCATTGCAGGCCGCGCTGGGCCCCGAGGTACCGGTGACGCTGGCGATGCGCTACGGCCAGCCCGCCATCGCCGATGCGCTCAACGAACTGGGTCGCCAGGACGTGCGTCGCATCGTGGTGCTGCCGCTGTACCCGCAGTACTCGGCCACCACCACCGCCACGGTGCTCGACAAGCTGTTCGCGCTGCTGCGCGCCTGGCGCTGGCTGCCGGAACTGCGCACGATCAACCAGTACCACGACGACGCCGGCTACATCGATGCGCTGGCCGACAGCGTGCAGGCACAGTGGCTGGAGCTGGGCCGCGGCGAACATCTGCTGATGTCCTTCCACTCGATCCCGCTGGCTTACTTCCGTGCCGGCGATCCCTACTTCTGCCACTGCCACAAGACCGCGCGCCTGCTGGCCGAGCGCCTGGGCCTGTCCGAAGGCCAGTGGTCCGTCAGCTTCCAGAGCCGCCTGGGCCGCACGCCCTGGCTGCAGCCCTACACCGAGCCGCAGATCCAGAAGCTGGCCAAGGGCGGCCTGCGCAAGCTCGACGTGATCTGCCCGGGTTTCTCCGCCGACTGTCTGGAGACGCTGGAAGAGATCGCGCTGCGCTACGGCGAAAGCTTCCGCAAGGCCGGCGGCGAAGCGCTGCGCTACATCCCGGCACTCAACGACTCACCCGCGCATATCGCGGCGCTGAAGAAGCTGGTGGAGCGGGAGCTGGCGGGCTGGGAGTATCCGGCGGAGAGCGTGGCGGATCTGGAGGCGCGGGTGGCGCGGGCTGATCGGGTTGGCAGTCAAAGCTAA
- a CDS encoding branched-chain amino acid ABC transporter permease: MDILVQQLINGLILGSIYALIALGYTMVYGILGLINFAHGEIVMIGAMITITCLNLLLGQGLDLPGLVLVGLSLLMAIPACAALGFTIERVAYRPLRNAPRLAPLITAIGVSIVLQNLAMMIWGRQYVAFPAILPGEPHKFLGASITSLQILIVVLAAAIMGGLMLLVNRTKLGRAMRATAQSPQVASLMGVNVNHVISMTFILGSCLGSVAGVMVSANYGQAHAYMGFLLGLKAFSAAVLGGIGNLGGAVIGGLLLGVIESLGAGYIGDLTGGYLGSQYQDVFAFMVLILVLVFRPSGLMGERVSERP; this comes from the coding sequence TTGGACATTCTGGTACAGCAGCTCATCAATGGCCTGATCCTGGGCAGCATCTACGCCCTGATCGCGCTGGGCTACACCATGGTCTACGGCATCCTCGGCCTGATCAATTTCGCCCACGGCGAGATCGTGATGATCGGCGCCATGATCACCATCACCTGCCTGAACCTGCTGCTGGGCCAGGGCCTGGACCTGCCCGGCCTGGTGCTGGTGGGCCTGAGCCTGCTGATGGCGATCCCGGCCTGCGCGGCCCTGGGCTTCACCATCGAGCGTGTGGCCTACCGGCCGCTGCGCAACGCCCCGCGCCTGGCACCGCTGATCACCGCCATCGGCGTGTCCATCGTGCTGCAGAACCTGGCGATGATGATCTGGGGCCGCCAGTACGTGGCCTTCCCCGCGATCCTGCCGGGCGAGCCGCACAAGTTCCTCGGCGCCTCCATCACCTCGCTGCAGATCCTGATCGTGGTGCTGGCCGCCGCGATCATGGGCGGCCTGATGCTGCTGGTGAACCGCACGAAGCTGGGCCGCGCCATGCGCGCCACCGCGCAGAGCCCGCAGGTGGCTTCGCTGATGGGCGTCAACGTCAATCACGTCATCTCCATGACCTTCATCCTCGGCTCCTGCCTGGGCTCGGTGGCGGGCGTGATGGTCTCGGCCAACTACGGCCAGGCGCACGCCTACATGGGCTTCCTGCTGGGTCTCAAGGCCTTCTCCGCGGCGGTGCTGGGCGGCATCGGCAACCTCGGCGGCGCGGTGATCGGCGGCCTGCTGCTGGGCGTCATCGAGAGCCTGGGCGCCGGCTACATCGGCGACCTCACCGGCGGTTACCTCGGCAGCCAGTACCAGGACGTGTTCGCCTTCATGGTGCTGATCCTGGTGCTGGTGTTCCGCCCCTCCGGCCTGATGGGCGAACGCGTCTCGGAGCGTCCCTAA
- a CDS encoding ABC transporter ATP-binding protein, whose translation MTELLRLQNIQKRFGGLKALNDVSLSIPESCVYGLIGPNGAGKTTLFNVITGLYQAEGGERWFRGEPLPLQTKPHAIVGRGIARTFQNIRLFQHMTALENVMVARHGKTRTGVFGAVLRHAAARAEEQAIREKAEALLAYVGIARCRHKLAKELSYGDQRRLEIARALATEPRLLALDEPAAGMNPSETAALRELIGRIRGDGITVMLIEHDVKLVMGLCDRVAVLDFGEKIAEGVPAEVQADKRVIEAYLGSGAA comes from the coding sequence ATGACTGAACTGCTGCGACTGCAGAACATCCAGAAGCGCTTCGGCGGCCTCAAGGCGCTGAACGACGTCAGCCTGTCGATCCCGGAAAGCTGCGTCTACGGCCTGATCGGCCCCAACGGCGCCGGCAAGACCACGCTGTTCAACGTCATCACCGGCCTCTACCAGGCCGAGGGCGGCGAGCGCTGGTTCCGCGGCGAGCCGCTGCCGCTGCAGACCAAGCCGCACGCGATCGTCGGGCGCGGCATCGCCCGCACCTTCCAGAACATCCGCCTGTTCCAGCACATGACGGCGCTGGAGAACGTCATGGTGGCGCGCCACGGCAAGACCCGCACCGGCGTGTTCGGCGCCGTGCTGCGCCACGCCGCGGCCCGCGCCGAGGAGCAGGCGATCCGCGAGAAGGCTGAAGCGCTGCTGGCCTATGTCGGCATCGCCAGGTGCCGCCACAAGCTCGCCAAGGAACTGTCCTACGGCGACCAGCGCCGCCTGGAAATCGCCCGCGCCCTGGCCACCGAACCGCGCCTGCTGGCGCTGGACGAGCCGGCTGCCGGCATGAATCCCTCCGAGACCGCCGCGCTGCGCGAGCTGATCGGCCGCATCCGCGGCGACGGCATCACGGTGATGCTGATCGAGCATGACGTGAAGCTGGTGATGGGCCTCTGCGACCGCGTGGCGGTGCTGGATTTCGGCGAGAAGATCGCCGAGGGCGTGCCGGCCGAGGTGCAGGCCGACAAGCGCGTGATCGAAGCCTATCTCGGGAGCGGCGCGGCATGA
- a CDS encoding ABC transporter permease subunit, translated as MGLGFGNSWVRILDFVLLYAMLALGLNIVVGYAGLLDLGYIAFYAVGAYLFAILASPHFDWHVSAWIILPFGGLLACLAGATLGAPTLRLRGDYLAIVTLGFGEIVRLFMNNLDRPVNITNGPQGINLIDGVSLFGYRLESGFTLFGTRYSGDYAYYYLFLALALLTIFVCMRLENSRIGRAWVAIREDEIAAQAMGINTRNVKLLAFAMGASFGGIAGGLFAAFQGFVSPESFTLMESVMVVCMVVLGGMGHIPGVLLGAVLLTIAPEFLRDIINPLQRSLFGRMVVDPENLRMLLFGMALIVVMLFRPAGLWPSSRRREELAEGHD; from the coding sequence ATGGGCCTGGGCTTCGGCAACTCCTGGGTGCGCATCCTCGACTTCGTGCTGCTGTACGCGATGCTGGCGCTGGGCCTGAACATCGTGGTCGGCTACGCCGGCCTGCTCGACCTGGGCTACATCGCCTTCTACGCCGTGGGCGCCTACCTCTTCGCGATCCTGGCCTCGCCGCACTTCGACTGGCATGTCTCGGCCTGGATCATCCTGCCGTTCGGCGGCCTGCTGGCCTGCCTGGCCGGCGCCACGCTGGGTGCTCCGACGCTGCGCCTGCGCGGCGACTACCTGGCGATCGTGACGCTGGGCTTCGGCGAGATCGTGCGCCTGTTCATGAACAACCTCGACCGGCCGGTGAACATCACCAATGGGCCGCAGGGCATCAACCTGATCGACGGCGTCTCGCTGTTCGGCTACCGCCTGGAGAGCGGCTTCACGCTGTTCGGCACGCGCTACAGCGGCGACTACGCCTACTACTACCTGTTCCTGGCCCTGGCCCTGCTGACCATCTTCGTCTGCATGCGCCTGGAGAACTCGCGCATCGGTCGTGCCTGGGTGGCGATCCGCGAGGACGAGATCGCGGCGCAGGCCATGGGCATCAACACGCGCAACGTCAAGCTGCTGGCCTTTGCCATGGGCGCCAGTTTCGGCGGCATCGCCGGCGGCCTGTTCGCCGCCTTCCAGGGCTTCGTCAGCCCCGAGTCCTTCACCCTGATGGAATCGGTGATGGTGGTGTGCATGGTGGTGCTGGGCGGCATGGGCCACATCCCCGGCGTGCTCCTCGGCGCGGTGCTGCTGACCATCGCCCCGGAGTTCCTGCGCGACATCATCAACCCGCTGCAGCGCAGCCTGTTCGGCCGCATGGTGGTAGACCCGGAAAACCTGCGCATGCTGCTGTTCGGAATGGCGCTGATCGTGGTCATGCTGTTCCGCCCCGCCGGCCTGTGGCCGTCGAGCCGCCGTCGCGAGGAACTGGCGGAAGGCCATGACTGA